A stretch of DNA from Anopheles nili chromosome 2, idAnoNiliSN_F5_01, whole genome shotgun sequence:
TCCAACTGCTGACTCGTCACAACGTCGAGTGTTCGGCTTCAAAtgccaaaaaccaacaaccaccCAAAGCTGACCCGGATCGTGGCACTAAAACTCGGTCAAACTCGATACGCGATCGCGCTAGAAACGGACGATGCGGCGCACATTTGCAAGGCGGTTGCCATATTTGAATGCAAAGTTTTCAGCGCCCTCGTGGTGGCGAATGGAGCATAAAAATGGTGGCCCGTTTATGAGGCTGCTGGCCATTTGTGGAGGATCGGGCACCATCTGTTATCCGGTCGCAGTACTGCAGCAGCAGAGTCGTTGTCATTAACGCCATCGTTCGTCGGATTCGGTGAGGGTGATTTGTATATGCTTTCAACAACATTGGACTTTTCGAAGCACGTTGGTGCGAGTCAGCTACCATATCTATCGATAGCAGCTAATAATTTCTCACTCCAGAAAACATTGCTcaacaaaaaatctccacAATGACCCAGGACCCGAAATGATTCACAGCTCCTACTCTTTATCGCAAAGGAGGTCACATTCCATCGGCTGCATGTGCGTTTGGAAATTCTTAGCCCATTCGCGTACCACATGTTCGCGTGACGGCAAGTGTAAACGATGAGTAAACGATGTGCGTTTCCTTATCCGATTACGCCACTCATCATTTGTCATGATTTTGGGCCCATTCATCCTCACTCACTTCCGAGAGGTTTGATTCTTCCAGACCGATTAGCCAACGTAGCTCAGGGACCTGCTTGGAAGAAGTAGAATTTCGGCTATTTTTATGAATCACTTCCGCAAGATTTTGATCACCTCGTGATGTGTGTTTCTCAAGAAGTACTCGCGTGTAGGCATCGCGGCAAGGCCCACTATGATGTTCGCAACGTCCCCAAATAGAGTCATTGGCGAAATATTTGAATAGCCCTCGCAACCGGTCGACTCGATGACGAAGTGCACGTCCTTCAACCTGTCAAAAACGCCATTTTCATCGGTGGAGTAGGCCTTGGCCGATGAGTCAAGTAGGGGGAGCTTAGCTGCTTGGGCAACGAGATGGCGCCTCTGCTCGCCATCCAACGTGGCTGTAGCTCTGAGATCCGTTCGATCCGTATGGCCATATTTAGGCAGAGCAAGGAAAGCGTACGAGTCTGCGTTTCTAGACGCATCGATCTATCTCAGCCTAACGAAGTTTAGCGATTCCGGCTACTTGGCTGTAAGGTGTGCCTGATAGTTCGAAGATCTTTCGCTGGCATTTCGGGAAGATTCCGGTTCCCGGGCTCTTGCCAAACCGGCGGGGTGTACGGGTACTTTCGGTTTTATCATCTTTGCCGGTATTACGaggaacaggtttttttttccgggcGCGGTGCAACCTACACACCGTGCGATCGCTGTTCGtcaacacagacacacgcaacCGCTTGGGGCACCAGGGACACGCGGGTTGCTTGTGGAGTCTCGTGCCTGAAACAAGTTGTTTCCATCGTCAGCACCAACATCACCATGTGCAGGGGGCTTTTTTAAATCCAAATATGGAAGAATCTGTGAGCGAAGGTTACAGATCCCCGGGGGTGTGACGTCTGCGATCGTCCGATCGTACTTCTGCTGCCGTAGGCACAACCATAAGGCGCATACGAGAGCGTTTGAGTGCTCCACAGCTCAGGTATGCTTATCTGGTGGGCTATAGCTTCGGGGATTAGGAGGAGCATAGCAAGTAGGATCAAGTTCCCTTTCGGCTGCGATTCCACGCACGTTCGTCGCACGCTTACGTCAACTGGTCGGAAGAATTGCCCGCACTCTTCACTAATACCACCATTAGCATTCCCCATCGAACGGCCTGGAACGTGATCTCTGTGCTCCCGGGAAAGTGAGCAATAAAAGCACACCCTGTCGCCTGGGAGTCATCGCCTTTTTCGGGATGgcaacacgagaaaaaaagacccaGGGAGTCTCAGCTCTAGTCCAAACGCTGGctgcccaaaaaagggcacgaacAACTGCACACCTCGTTGCTATCGAGCGAAAATCCAGACGGCAGcagagaaagggaaaagctCGCCTAAAACCCAAAGCACTCCGTCCGGCGGCCGAAGTTTGTGCTTAAAAGGCAATACTACATTACCCGGTTCGCAACACTCGAATGGCTCACAATTAATCACCGATCAACGGCGTCACATTTGGTGTCTCCGTTAGGGAAATTGAAAGCtaaaaggtggaaaatttccccCTGGCCTCCAGGGCTTGTGGACACTGCTAATTGCTGGAATTAATTACGCGCCACCTGCACCCCTGCTGGTGGAGCTCAAACAACAGACAGATCGCATGTCCGAAGATCGCTGATGTCGATCAAACTCGTGCATCGCTTGAAAAGACAAGCTCCCAATTTGCATGCAGAGCGGCTCTAGTCTTTCGCTACCTTGCGGATTTCGCTCTCGAATTATCCGGGGGGGGCTTTTGTGTGATTAGTGACAATGGCGTAATGGTTTGCATTGTCCTCCGTCCATCGACGATGCACGCGGATTGTGGTTGTGTTGGAAGTTTGTTTGCACATTAAATTTGCTTCCCGGTGTCGAATGACCGACCGACAATCCGCATGCCAATGATGACATCAGTAGGTTCGCTAGTCCATACCCCTCAACAGGAGGTTGATGCACATGCCTGTGTTAGGGACGCATTGCTTGGTGTACTCACGATCACCGATCAACGTTAGTTCCTGATCCGACATACAGATATAGTTCGTCTCGTCGGGTGATGGCTGTTACCTGCCAGTGGCGCCCATTTAATGGCCTGATTCTCCTTGTCAATCAGTCTGATGCAGTTGCAGGTAGCGCCTCGTgcatgcaacaaaaaaggaaaactcgaGAGCCCTTCCGGTGGCCGTGGGCGGCTGcgaagggaaggaaaaggTAAGGGAAGGAAAAGTCGTTACATCTCGTGTAGTCATGGCCTTCCTGCCCGTCGTCCTTGATGACGGTACGCCCCtatgcatgtgcatgtgtgtgtgtgtgtctcagATCGATCAAGTACACATGCGTACGCCTTGAGCGTAGCCAGCGGAATGTGTGTGGCGATCAAGCATCATGGGTTCCAGGGTCAAGGTGTACTGGGATGCGCCTAATTTGGTCAGCATAACTGACAACTGATTGTGTCTctgcttcgttcgtttcagATTAACTCGAAATACAGCGAGGAGCTGGCGGCCGAGTGCCTGGAATGGATCAAGGAGGTAACTGGTGAGCCGATCAACACGTCCGGCGACATGGACAACTTCTTCGAGGTGCTGAAGGACGGTACCGTGCTGTGTACGCTCGTGAACGCGATCGAGGCTGGTACCGTGAAGAAGATCAATACGAGCAAGATGGCGTTCAAGTGCATGGAGAACATCTCCGCTTTCCTGGAGGCGGCGAAGAAGTTCGGTGTGCCACCGCAGGAAACCTTCCAAAGTGTGGACCTGTGGGAGCGCCAGAACCTCAACTCGGTCGTCATCTGTGTCCAGTCGCTTGGTCGTAAGGCGGGCAAGTACGGCAAGCCCTCGATCGGACCTAAAGAAGCCGACAAGAACGAACGTCAGTTTAGCGATGAGCAGCTGCGAGCAGGCCAGACCGTAATTTCGCTGCAGTACGGCTCCAACAAGGGTGCTACCCAGAGTGGCATCAACTTCGGCAACACCAGACACATGTAAGCCGTGTATGGTCTTCCACTCGACACGCTGGCGGAGTGATGTTGAATCTTCGCGTAAACGCCATGCGTGTTTCCTAGCAACGTAAGAATTCGGCAGCCAGCATGCACACAAACAGCAGTACACACTCAGACAAAATTTCCAACCGAAATCTAGACCGGCATCTTCCCAGGCCCGGCGGCCAAACGACCATCCAACAATCCCCCCATCTGGTTAGCccccaaaaacgaaacgattttTCAGAAAGTGCATTTTGTTGACGCAGTAGGCGAAGAGATATGTCGAAAAGAGAGAACAATTTTGAAGTGACGTACCTTTTAAATCTTAGCAACGAGGAACCATAGCGCCTTAGCAACGAGAGACTTTTCCTCTTCCCCGTAGATCAGACTAGATAGGTGCAAGTATATTTACTCAGCCGTGCACCTAGCTCTACCTTAACCATACGTATTTTTCAACCAATCAGATCGTAGTCACCGTTAGCATTCCGAGCATTTAGACGGAGGTGTGTTAGGGAAATCTATTCAAAAGTAAGATACGAGTTCACTGTTCACTGTTATACATTCCGTAGCGTGTTAAACTTGACCGACCCCCGTACAGGATTAGCCAATTAGTCATAAGCCTTTCTAGTAGGAAAAGAGGTTCCACGTTGAGTCAGACGAGCtggaaaatcatttaaaaaaaaaagtaagtaTCCCATGCACCGGAAGGACAATCATGTTGCCACAGGATAGCGGAGCCATTCAACGTTATGGACATAACGCCTCCTCTTGGTGCGGTGGCTTATGTATTCGGTATGACCGAAGGGTGCGCCCTTTGTCCTTGTTGTTGTTCCATCTTGACGATGGCATCCAATGATAAAGAACACTGGAATTTAAGGCGGCCAAGTGCATTTTGCTAGCGTAgtcaaaattaaaaccacccgTATGCATAGCGCCATTTTACCGATGGCGTTATAGGTAGTAGGAAAAAAGTGCCCATTTTGAACATTGTACCTCCGCGCAAAGCGTTTGGACGAATGGAAAGGAAGATTCACCACAAAATGCTCTAATCGTTCGGAACATGTAGGGCTTTTACTAAGTGCTGCTTATTTTCGCTCGCCTATACCCTTTGGGTGAGTTTTGATACGTAtttcgtttttgtgtttttttttctgtttctgaGAACATAAACACAGCACAGAAAATCGTAAATTATTGACAGTATACACatgtgtatgttttgtttaatgtAATTGTAAAAGGATAAGTTATTGCTTAATAAAACTGAATTAAACAGACGTAAAATATGTTCTATTTCTGCGTTGTAAAAGTCATCAGACTGGTGACATCATGCCTAAGGATGCCAGTG
This window harbors:
- the LOC128721824 gene encoding myophilin, which codes for MSTHRAPKSGFAAEAQRKINSKYSEELAAECLEWIKEVTGEPINTSGDMDNFFEVLKDGTVLCTLVNAIEAGTVKKINTSKMAFKCMENISAFLEAAKKFGVPPQETFQSVDLWERQNLNSVVICVQSLGRKAGKYGKPSIGPKEADKNERQFSDEQLRAGQTVISLQYGSNKGATQSGINFGNTRHM